The following is a genomic window from Solanum lycopersicum chromosome 6, SLM_r2.1.
GTAGAGTTGTTAATATAGGCTAGGTTTATTGGGCTGGTCTAGCCTAATTCGAGATTTAATAAGGTTGATTTTTGAAGTTCATTTaagaaaatgactttttaaCCCGGTCTGAATAAGACTGCTAATTTGTGTGGTTTGAAAAATATCGATAGGGTCGGCCTATAgccaataaaaaattaattaaaaaaatataatatattataaaatttaaattaaaaagagtccaaactcaaaacaattaggttaatatttctatttagatatttatatttttacttgaaaaaaaacttaataaacattatagagataattttatttgtggctgattaaaaagtagtaacattaacatcatgtaatattgttttgtcgatgtttatgataatatttttaaattataatttaagttaataattaaaatatatatatataatttttaaaaaatgggctGGTCCGGCAAGCCTGTAACCCATGTACTTGTGGGTTGGGCCGACCGTTTTCTGACCTACACAAAAAATGAACTAGCTCGATCTGATCAGTAAAATGTGGAAGCCTCTATAAAATAAACCGAAGGGGTGgactagcccatattgacagctctacaTAGTTGGTTTCGCTTGGTCACACTCACAAGTCATAACCAGCAAAGACTAAAgtttaatttaaaacatttatatatgataaaatgacCTCGTTAAAACATGTGTGTAGTAAATTTGTACTACTACAAGAAAAAGGATATGCAACCAAGGTTATGATGTAGTgaacaataaaataagttagaGAATTCATGAGATGTTTTCGATTCATATCTCAGCTGagacaaaaaaatacaaatttctcGTTTCAATCTTGATAAACATAATTACATGATAACAACAagggagaaaaaagaaaaggtacAAAAACATTATGAAATAATTAGGTCAGCCTGACAGAAGAGACATAAATTGATTGAGTTAAAGATAGATATTGGATATGccatatttttgaattatcgAGAGTCAAATGAGTCTATTTTTGActataaatttttcatagattttaaaatattttggattATTTGTGACTCATATTACTTTTTACGTAGTttgcaaatatataaatttcatttttaaaaaaatgaagattttatgcgtaatttttttatcaaacttaaacTGTTTGACTCTCAAAACATAAAAGGTGTCATAACTCATATAAATTCGATCAGAGAAAGTATTAGCATTTTTCTCTCCATTAATTTCTATTGTTTCTTCGATATAATTGTATTTCCTTTTTGAGTTTAATgtctatataaaaaattaaataacatttttatttttacaaagtaGGTGTAAAATTGTGTATACCCTTACTTCCTTAGATTTTACTAGAATTacgattgaatatattattattcaacgaACATGTTACAATGAGATCAATTACTATTTATGTTGGTGCCACCTTTTTTACACAAGCAACAAATACAACTTGCCATGTTGTTGTAAACATCCTTGTAAATTTCTAAACAAGAAAGATTATGTCAAACAAACATGAAATAGAGAAAAGGGGTATTGGAATATATCTATAAGTATTGAAAACTACAAAAACTATATTTAATACGAAACAAATAACATGCCAAAGTGCCATATATAGATAtaaacacaattatttttattagtactagaaataaaaaatataattatatgagCCTAATAATGAAGTTAAAGAGTCCAACACTCTTAATTCACTTAGTTACTTAACCAAACTGCAAACCAGATTTTGCCCTATTTGATGTTACGTTTACAACAAATTTCATACTCATAATATTCTGATTTAGCATATTTTACAGccgcaaatattatttgaagttttttaattttcttacttGTGAAATAGACGCAATTATAATGAGCTTTTAATGCCTTCTAGACCTTAAGTGGTGGTTCCTAACTATACAcatcttcaaattttcattttaccACAATTTTCTTTCCTATATAATAGGTTTGTTCGTATTAACTTAGGTATAGAGTACAAATTGATTGTTTCATCaggtatttattatttttttattaggatACGTGAAGTCAAAGTTATTTCAAGTTAATAACATGTacatatttgatgaatttttgagattgaAAAAAACTCATCAAAATTACTGAATTTGATTCAGCACCTAATCAAAGCTCTAGCTCCGACCCTAAAGACATATAAAacaggtatattttaattttgaccaTCAAAATGCTTAGATTAATGAAAgtaattatatatcttttttagTTAGTGGTGAAACACTTTCACCATACATCACGACCTATATTGACGATAACTGGAttataaataagtgaaaatcCAACCGTTGTGATACAAATGTAGAGTCGAAAGCAATGATGAGTCAATTTTTTCCcactataaaagaaaatttcttgatataaaaaaatttaacaatttatCTGATATACAATTAATTCTCACAGTTACGTGTGCAGTTTAGGAAAAGATCGAATCATAATAGTCTAatgtatgtaattttatttttcattttaggaaaaattattttaatcgcCTTAAATTCATGACCTCCTAATCATATAGCAATAAGTATatcaattacacaaatattgCTCCTTTCAATTTATCGTATATACAATatgtaaaatgaataaaaatgtcTTACCCCGAATAAAGGGAATTCAATTGAAAAGACCTTAATACTACgaatcaaaaattatatttgtaactTTTTCATGTTTGTGTCGAAATTTACTTTACTTCTACTTTATAATCTATTATTAAAATGGAATATTTccccttttctctttttttttgtctgaAAATATTCTAATGGAGTAGTATTTACTATTCCTTCCGgtctataatttatttttgttatagaaTATTCACTTTTTACTATACTTTTTTTCTGAATTTTCGTGGtaaaaaattctaaatccaTCACTACTTTCGTCCATTCTACCCCACCACCGCCACTATAACTACCACTTTCACACTTACttatatttcaagaaaatatttttcggaaAATAATTTCTAAGTGACGCTTAACACACCCATACATGTAACTCAGGCCCTGCCTCCTGCCAAACACATTTTCACGTAAACATCTCCTATTTAAGATATTTCCCATCTATAAAACTACacatattcttcttcttttgttatttattattactcaTCAAACTTTAAACatctctagttttttttttcttccaaatttaaaaaaagaactgaAATGTCTAAACAATGGATGAGCTTAGTTGGAGCATTATGGTTACAATCAATGGCTGGAACAAACACAAATTTTCCAGCATATTCTTCGCaaattaaaaaactattatCAATTTCTCAAATTCAACTCAACAACTTAGCATTCGCTTCGGATGCTGGAAAATTACTTGGTTGGTTTGCTGGAATTGCAGCTAATTATTTACCTCTTTGGTTAGTTCTGTTAATTGGTTCAATACTTGGATTGATTGGTTATGGAGTACAATATCTTTTCCTCACAAATCATATAAATTCATTATCGTATTGGCATGTATTTTCACTCACTTTTTTAGCTGGAAACAGTATTTGTTGGATCAATACTGTATCGTACATCGTATCGATTCAGAATTTCCCTTTAGATAGACAAATTGCAGTTGGAATATCAACTAGTTATATAAGTTTAAGCGCTAAGATTGTTACTGATATAGTTGATGTTGTTAACGTTTACGCCCCGAGTAAAAGGGCTGAAACTTATCTATTGATGAACTCTGTTTTACCCCTGTTTTTCGCCATTGTTGTTGCTCCAGTGATTCGGGAGATGAAAATTGATAAATCGAGGAAGTTATCAGATGGATTCCGAGTTATGTTTGTTATTACTATCGCAACGGGGATTTATGCTGTGTTCACCAGCGTAAAACCTGCAATTTCGAAGCTATTGCCAAGTTTATTGAGTTTAATTGGAATggtgatttttttgttgttaccAATCGTCGTCCCGTTGGTTGAGAATATGAAAGAACATTGGCATGGAAAATGTTGGATAAGAAGAGATCCAAGGATTTGTGATTTGAGTAAATTGGAGGAAGATGTTAAAACACCAGAGGAGGTGATTAAAGAGGATAGTGATGTTGGGTTTGAAGTAATGGAGGAAATTGGAGCTAAGAGAATGTTGATGAAATTGGATTTTTGGTTatatttttttgcttatttGTTTGGTGGAACATTGGGTTTGGTTTACTTGAATAATTTGGGGCAAATTGCTGATACTCGTGGATTTACTGAAACTTCTTCATTGGTTTCGCTATCATCTTCATTCGGCTTCTTTGGTCGTCTTCTTCCTTCGCTCTTCGACTACCTTTTCTCCAGGTGCAAATTTCTCTTTacatatttattcaaaatttgctgatttaattaattttacatttttgggGCCTTACTAGATaatgaactaaaaaaaaattagctaaGAATATTAAAGGTTTATATAAGTCAGTCTTGTATTAATAGATGAGAAAAAAAAGTATGCTATTTATAAAGTGTTGGATATTATAAATGGCGTGAGgtctaatgaggaaaattatgttaatatcaCATTAAATTTAGAGTATCCTTGAGTTGTTTTAACCTAACAAAGGGCATCTGAATCAATAATTTGATAAGATAAGTATAGAGGCCGTGCATTAGGTCTATCTAGGAGTTGTTTTATCTTTAGTTGTAGCTGAAAAAATACATACATCCAG
Proteins encoded in this region:
- the LOC101248212 gene encoding protein NUCLEAR FUSION DEFECTIVE 4; protein product: MSKQWMSLVGALWLQSMAGTNTNFPAYSSQIKKLLSISQIQLNNLAFASDAGKLLGWFAGIAANYLPLWLVLLIGSILGLIGYGVQYLFLTNHINSLSYWHVFSLTFLAGNSICWINTVSYIVSIQNFPLDRQIAVGISTSYISLSAKIVTDIVDVVNVYAPSKRAETYLLMNSVLPLFFAIVVAPVIREMKIDKSRKLSDGFRVMFVITIATGIYAVFTSVKPAISKLLPSLLSLIGMVIFLLLPIVVPLVENMKEHWHGKCWIRRDPRICDLSKLEEDVKTPEEVIKEDSDVGFEVMEEIGAKRMLMKLDFWLYFFAYLFGGTLGLVYLNNLGQIADTRGFTETSSLVSLSSSFGFFGRLLPSLFDYLFSRSKYAISRPATIGLTLAPMTGAFFLLLNNSHISLYISTAIIGICTGAITSISVSQTTELFGTKNFGVNHNIVVANIPIGSFIFGDLAAMLYRKKENSLGSCLGNKCFQETFIIWGCLCSLGTCLAFILHRRTQKFYTHLRGGY